The following proteins are encoded in a genomic region of Bradyrhizobium sp. SK17:
- a CDS encoding response regulator, producing the protein MSKPRNLVLLIDDEPKIRRFLRAGFELHGFSVVEAENAADGLKIATFNAPDLVILDLGLPDLHGSETLERLRSWSNVPVIVLSVESNEDEKVRLLQAGADDYVVKPFGMAELLARSDAALRRYFKSATENPVVVVGPLSVDLVSRAVSLNQARIKLTRKEYRLLHVLAIHVGLVVTHDQLLKEIWTGNQRDNIQYLRILVRKLRQKIEADPNQPRLLVTESGVGYRLENRLETSVAG; encoded by the coding sequence ATGAGTAAGCCGCGCAATCTTGTCCTGCTGATCGATGACGAGCCGAAGATCCGGCGCTTCCTGCGCGCCGGCTTCGAGCTGCACGGCTTTTCGGTCGTCGAGGCCGAGAACGCCGCCGACGGCTTGAAGATCGCGACCTTCAACGCCCCCGACCTCGTCATCCTCGATCTCGGCCTGCCCGATTTGCACGGCAGCGAAACGCTGGAACGGCTGCGCTCCTGGTCCAATGTTCCGGTGATCGTGCTCTCGGTCGAGAGCAACGAGGACGAGAAGGTTCGCCTATTGCAGGCGGGCGCGGACGACTATGTCGTCAAGCCGTTCGGGATGGCCGAGCTGCTGGCGCGCAGCGATGCCGCCTTGCGCCGCTACTTCAAGAGCGCCACCGAGAATCCCGTCGTCGTGGTTGGTCCACTGTCCGTCGATCTGGTCAGCCGGGCCGTCTCGCTCAACCAGGCCAGGATCAAGCTGACGCGCAAGGAGTATCGCCTGCTGCATGTGCTGGCGATCCATGTCGGCCTGGTGGTGACCCACGATCAGCTGCTGAAGGAGATCTGGACCGGCAACCAGCGCGACAACATCCAGTATCTGCGCATCCTGGTGCGCAAGCTCCGCCAGAAGATCGAGGCCGACCCCAATCAACCGCGTCTGCTTGTGACCGAATCCGGGGTTGGCTATCGGCTGGAGAACCGGCTGGAGACCAGCGTCGCCGGTTGA
- a CDS encoding S1C family serine protease, translated as MTEPTSFASLSTALSETIARAAPAVVSVHSHRARASGFVWKAGLIVTADEALADEGEVEIQFADGNRKAATVAGRDHTTDIALLRVDGNATPIKLSTGVPALGSLAVIVAADRGAPTARLGMVSRSGPAWRSLRGGEIDARIELDIRLRHSQQGGLALNAAGEAFGMAVLGPRRVLTIPAATIERVAAQLETSGRIARGYLGVGLQPVRLDDGLGAMVMNVDKAGPSAAAGIRQGDVIIAVNGEKLSGVRALSRGLGPQSVGSIVELTVHRGGEPMTFKVTVGERPET; from the coding sequence ATGACCGAACCGACCAGCTTCGCCTCGCTGTCAACAGCCCTTTCCGAGACCATTGCGCGGGCCGCGCCCGCGGTCGTCTCGGTGCATTCGCATCGCGCGCGCGCCTCCGGCTTTGTCTGGAAGGCGGGCCTGATCGTCACTGCCGACGAGGCGCTGGCCGACGAGGGCGAGGTTGAGATCCAGTTCGCCGACGGCAATCGCAAGGCAGCGACCGTCGCCGGACGCGACCACACCACCGACATCGCGCTATTGCGCGTCGACGGCAACGCCACTCCGATCAAGCTGTCGACCGGCGTCCCGGCGTTGGGATCGCTCGCAGTGATCGTCGCCGCCGACCGTGGCGCGCCGACCGCGCGGCTTGGCATGGTCTCGCGGTCGGGCCCGGCCTGGCGCAGCCTGCGCGGCGGCGAGATCGACGCACGGATCGAGCTCGACATCCGGCTGCGGCACAGCCAGCAGGGTGGACTGGCGCTGAATGCCGCCGGCGAGGCGTTCGGCATGGCCGTGCTCGGGCCGCGCCGCGTGCTGACGATCCCGGCTGCGACCATCGAGCGGGTCGCGGCCCAACTCGAGACGAGCGGCCGCATCGCGCGCGGATATCTCGGCGTCGGGTTGCAGCCGGTCCGGCTCGATGATGGCCTCGGCGCGATGGTGATGAATGTCGACAAGGCCGGCCCTTCGGCCGCCGCCGGCATCCGCCAGGGCGATGTCATCATCGCCGTCAACGGCGAGAAACTGTCGGGGGTGCGGGCGCTGTCGCGCGGCCTCGGGCCACAGAGCGTCGGCAGCATCGTCGAGCTCACCGTGCATCGCGGCGGCGAGCCGATGACCTTCAAGGTGACGGTCGGTGAAAGGCCCGAGACGTGA
- a CDS encoding response regulator transcription factor, whose protein sequence is MSDEPASDIVIALEIDDPVLADRLATLLGSVAGLRLAAPGEQPAAAIVVRNREVAGGGDFELTPRELDVLALLAEGASNKMIAQRLGISVHTAKFHVGSLLDKLDATGRTDAVAHAARRGVINL, encoded by the coding sequence GTGAGTGATGAGCCTGCCTCCGATATCGTGATCGCGCTCGAGATCGACGATCCCGTGCTGGCCGACCGGCTGGCAACCCTGCTCGGCAGCGTCGCCGGCTTACGACTTGCCGCGCCGGGCGAGCAGCCCGCGGCTGCGATCGTCGTCCGCAACCGTGAGGTCGCAGGCGGCGGCGATTTCGAGCTGACGCCGCGCGAGCTCGACGTGCTGGCGCTGCTCGCCGAAGGCGCTTCCAACAAGATGATCGCGCAGCGGCTCGGGATCTCGGTCCACACCGCCAAATTTCATGTCGGCTCGCTGCTCGACAAGCTCGACGCCACCGGCCGCACCGACGCCGTCGCCCATGCGGCGCGGCGTGGGGTGATCAATTTGTGA
- a CDS encoding DUF4118 domain-containing protein — MSFSTKAKSLIYSLPLFQRLADIRVRRTEAEQMFTPGFDREPRSVAWTDVLPLLWSVGSIAIITAILFVLDEPIAANLVPIAYLIPVIYAATKWGIWSGTLASLTAIAAADFFFFTPLYSLRVDNPQEAIDLLVFLVVALASSNLASRLRQETERLRRREREMQHLYEFSKRLAACFTISDLIDAVRHYLARTLGHRAALYVASADGHFESSPGSAAAPPSIQQCVAAMTTKLGAMDRSIVDEATQDVWLLRAIGSKTAVHGVIAINAGRGTRDAINLRARRIEAVLEEVSWTLQRLDIGKAMDDARLHLQAELLRDAFHGTLSHELCSPLAAIQGSVSVIRDMPATAADARLRSLIEAVSDEVVRLDGHIRNLLNATRVTAGGLTPRLQWSDPRDIVDAALKTRARRLLAHRIEVGFDDDLPLLDVDSGLIEEACGQLLENAAKYSPSGSTISVQTRHEPGRVVISIIDQGVGVTPDEQRQLGRKSFRSPRHRTSVPGSGLGFWIASTFIKAHDGTVEIASRGQGLGTTASILLPAPRAMDPELVTSDDE, encoded by the coding sequence GTGTCGTTCTCTACGAAGGCAAAATCCTTGATCTATTCGCTGCCCCTGTTTCAACGGCTCGCCGACATCCGCGTGCGCCGCACCGAAGCGGAGCAGATGTTCACGCCCGGCTTCGACCGGGAGCCGCGATCAGTCGCGTGGACCGACGTCCTGCCCCTGCTGTGGTCGGTCGGATCGATCGCCATCATCACCGCGATCCTGTTCGTGCTCGACGAGCCGATCGCCGCAAACCTGGTGCCGATCGCCTATCTGATCCCGGTGATCTATGCGGCCACAAAATGGGGCATCTGGTCAGGCACGCTGGCATCGCTGACGGCGATCGCCGCTGCCGACTTCTTCTTTTTCACGCCGCTTTACAGCCTTCGGGTCGACAATCCGCAGGAGGCGATCGACCTGCTGGTATTCCTGGTCGTCGCGCTGGCGAGCAGCAACCTGGCGTCGCGCCTGCGGCAGGAAACCGAACGGTTGCGGCGGCGTGAGCGGGAGATGCAGCATCTCTATGAGTTCTCCAAGCGCCTCGCCGCCTGCTTCACCATCTCCGATCTGATCGACGCCGTCAGGCACTATCTGGCGCGCACGCTTGGCCATCGCGCCGCGCTGTACGTGGCATCCGCCGACGGCCATTTCGAGTCCTCGCCGGGATCGGCAGCGGCACCGCCATCCATCCAGCAGTGCGTGGCGGCGATGACGACGAAGCTCGGTGCGATGGATCGCAGCATCGTCGATGAGGCGACCCAGGACGTGTGGCTGCTCCGCGCCATCGGATCGAAGACCGCGGTGCATGGCGTCATCGCGATCAATGCGGGGCGCGGCACGCGCGATGCGATCAACCTGCGCGCACGTCGGATCGAGGCGGTGCTCGAGGAGGTCTCGTGGACGCTGCAACGGCTCGATATCGGCAAGGCGATGGACGACGCCAGGCTGCATCTACAGGCCGAACTGCTGCGCGACGCCTTCCACGGCACGCTCTCGCACGAGCTATGCTCGCCGCTCGCCGCCATCCAGGGATCGGTGAGCGTCATCAGGGATATGCCGGCGACCGCGGCCGACGCCAGGCTGCGCTCGCTGATCGAGGCCGTTTCGGATGAGGTGGTCCGGCTCGACGGCCACATCCGCAATCTCCTGAACGCCACGCGCGTGACGGCCGGCGGACTGACACCGCGCCTCCAATGGTCCGATCCGCGCGACATCGTCGACGCCGCACTCAAGACCCGGGCACGCCGGCTTTTGGCACACCGCATCGAGGTCGGATTCGACGACGATCTCCCGTTGCTCGATGTCGATTCCGGTCTGATCGAGGAAGCCTGCGGCCAGTTGCTGGAGAATGCCGCCAAATACTCGCCATCCGGCTCGACGATCTCTGTGCAGACCAGGCATGAGCCCGGACGCGTCGTGATATCGATCATCGACCAGGGCGTCGGCGTCACTCCTGATGAACAGCGCCAGCTCGGCCGCAAGTCGTTCCGCAGCCCACGCCACCGGACCAGCGTTCCCGGCTCGGGGCTGGGCTTCTGGATCGCATCGACCTTCATCAAGGCACATGATGGCACCGTGGAAATTGCAAGCCGCGGCCAGGGCCTCGGGACGACGGCATCGATCTTGCTACCGGCACCGCGAGCCATGGATCCGGAACTGGTGACGTCAGACGATGAGTAA